The following nucleotide sequence is from Halobacillus mangrovi.
CTTGTCTACCTTTGTTCCTGCGATCGAAAACTCATCCTCTTCTGGGGAATAAGCTTTGCTGCTTTCATGCATTTGATTAGCCAGGGATTCAGATACGATATTAACGACAAATTGTTTTTTCTCTTTCACATTCGTCAGTGTATCTTTTTCACGGTCCAGAGTCCCAACAGAAAAACATAGGGTAATCGGGTCCATAGATGCAACAGTAAAAAAACTGAATGGTGCAAGGTTGCGAACACCGGAAGCACTGACTGAGGATACCCAGGCGATAGGCCTCGGCACGACAGCACCTTTAATCAATTTGCTCATGTTATGTTCACTAAACTGTTCTTTCCTTATGATCAAGCAGCATCTCCTCCTGTGACTTCATATACCTTTATCATACTTGATTCATCTTCATTATCATAAAATTAGGTTCCAGTATTTGTTTAAAACGGTCGGTTTAGGGAATATATGGGATAAAATTGTTATAAAATCGAAGGAGGTCCTTTTATTGGGACAATTATGGAGTTCAATTGTGGAACTTATTTCGACGGTATCCGATTTTCTTTGGATTTACCTGCTATCCGCTATTTTAATTTTGGGAGGTATATTCCTTACCATTAGAATCAAATTCTTCCAATTTCGTTTCTTCGGGCACGTCCTCCATCAAACCATCGGGCAAATCTTCAAGAAGACAAAAGCAAAAGGAACGATCACTCCCTTTCAAGCCTTTACATCAGCGTTAGCCTCTACGGCAGGTGCGACAAACATTGTCGGGGTGCCTATCGCCATTTCGTTAGGTGGTCCTGGTGCTTTATTTTGGATGTGGCTTGTAGCCTTAATCGGCATGGCTACGAAATATTCGGAAATCCTTCTAGGAATGAAATACAGGGAAAAGAACAATAAAAACATCTGGGTCGGGGGCCCACAATATTACATAAAGAAAGCCCTTGGCTGGAAATGGGTGTCGAGCGCTTTTGCCTTTTTCCTGATGCTCGAATTGATCCCAAGTACAATGGTGCAATCTAATTCGATCGCTACACAGACAGAGGGAGCATTCGGCTGGCCGGTTTATATCACAGGCGCTGTTATGTGTGCAGCTATAGCCATTGTCGTGTTTGGAGGAATACAACGAATTGCTAAAGTAACGGATAAAATGGTTCCAGGTATGGTATTGATTTACATTGGCGTCTGTCTCTATGTAATATTAGCCAACGCTGATCAGCTTCCTAATGTCTTCGGCCTTATCTTCGCACATGCGTTCACTCCTATTTCAGCGGCCGGAGGGTTTGCCGGTGCAGGAATTGCTCAAGCTTTACGATGGGGTACGGCTAGAGGATTATACTCCAATGAGGCTGGACTTGGAACGGCACCGATTGCTCATGCAGCTGCCCAAGCTGATCATCCATCCAGACAGGGGTTATGGGGAATCTTTAGCGTATTTGTTGATACGATTGTGATTTGTACGATTTCCGGATTAACTGTTCTAGTGACTGGAGCATGGAGAGAAGTAGGAGGCAGTGATGCTTCGAATATGATCAATATAGCAATCGGCACAGAATTTGGTGACGCATTCGGAGGGGCCTTCATCACTGTATTTTTATTGTTTTTTGTGGTAACAACAATCGGAGTCCTCGTCTTTTATGGGGAAAAGCAAGCCGAGTATCTATACAATCTAAAATTTGCAAAGTTTATGAGAATCGTGTACATCCTGGCTGTATTTGTAGGCTCCATTGGCGGATTGAAATTCGTCTGGCAGTTCCTGGATCTCCTATTAGCCTTTGTATTACTCGCAAATATCATCCCTCTCCTTTTCTTACACAAGGAGATTGCTGAATTGACGGATGACTATGTAAATAGGGTCTATAAGAAACGGACGAAGAAAAAAGAAGTTCAGCTGTTTCATGAAGAGGAAGATGCCAGTTAATGAATAACTCTGCATATAATTCTTTGTAAAAGAAGAAACTAATCGGAACACGATAGGAGGGTTCCGATGAAAATCGCTATCATGGGGGCGGGTTTCTCTGGATTAACCTGTGCCCTTACTTTAGAAAAACATGGTTACTCGGCAGATATCTTTGAAAAAAGAGGGATGGTCGGAGACAGGATGGTTTATGCTGAAGGAATTTCGTCAATCTTTCACACCCCTATTAAAGACTATATCCAGTTCCTTAGCGAAAACTATGATCTCCACTTAAAACCTACAAGTAACATCAGTAGAACACATATTTATTCTAAGAATGAATCAGCCACTTTAGATGGCAATCTAGGCTTCATCAACATGCGAGGAAAGCACCCGGATTCCTATGAAAAGCAGCTTGCAGAGAAGATAAAGTCTCCTATCCACTTTAACGCTGAGGTGAACTATGAAGAGATATCAAAAGAATACACTCATGTAATTCTCGCCACGGGGGATCCTATGGACGTGCAAGAGATTCAACCATTTGAGATTTCCTATAAAGCTTCCTTCAGGGGCTCGACGGTCTCTGGAGAATTCAAAAGAAACGAAATATACACATGGTTCAATAACGACTTTGCCCCAAAAGGCATGTCTTACCTTTTGCCTCATTCAGAAACGGAAGCAAGCCTTATCGTTGTCTACCCTCAGTATCCTGAAAATCAGAAGAAAGATAAAGAGGAGTTATGGGAACAGTGCCTTGAATCTGCACAGAAGTCCCTGCAGCAGAAATTATCGATTACAAATGACTATTCTTTAAAAGATTTCATGGTTGGAAAAGCAGCCTATCCTCGTATCGGTAACACGTTTTTCACAGGGAATTGCTTAGGTTGCATTTCTCCGTTCATCGGCTTCGGACAATTCACTGCTTTACTTACCGGAATTTACGCTGCTGAAGATATTTGCGGTTTAGAAAGCTATGAAAAACAGACAAAGAGTATATATCAGAAATATCATGACTCGCTGACGTTAAGACGTCTCATCGAACATTCTTCCAATGAGCAATTGGACAGAGTGGTAAAATCTCTCCATAACGAACTTTTAGGAAAGGCATTGACTTCGCCTAAGTTGCAAATATTAAAGGTTCTCGCAAAGGTTGCGCATCCTATCCCAAGACGAACATAAAAAAGCAAGCATGCTGGGCATGCTTGCTTTTCGTTTTATCTTAAGAATACGTGGTTTCCAATGACAGTTGTTACCTCCTGATTGCTTAGATAGTCACTGGATGCTTTTCCAGGGTTATAGAAAAATAGAGACTCTCTGTCAAACCCTTGGTAATTTAGTGCTTCTTGTACGGCTCTTTTAGATTCCTGACCTGCAGGATCGTTAATGGTTCCGTTCAAGACAGGTGAAAACTGAATGCCATCATAAATGACATTATACAACGTATCAGGGAAACGATCACTTTCTATGCGGTTAAGGACTACCGTGGCTACGGCAACTTTCCCTGCGTAGCTTTCACCTTTAGCTTCGGCTTCCACTAAACGCGCAAGCAAGTCCTTCTCTGATTCGTCAAGCATGACAGGAAGCTCAAGTGTTTCGCCAGGATAGATCATGGCACTATTTTTGTCATTCACGGCTTGCAATTGTTGGGTAGAAATTCCGTATTTATTAGCAATTTTATATAGAGACTCGCCCTTCTGGACGGTGTGGACATTTTGTTGAGCATGCGCATGCGCTGGAATGGAAAAGGAAAGTGCGCCAGCTATAGTTAAACCTGTGATAAGCAAACGTTTTAACATTTTGCTATACCTCCTTAAAATTTATCTATTATACGGTAACATAGCATTCTGGCGGTTTTCACTATTAATTCTTTCCAGCATTACCAGCCTTCCTGACTCCTTTTCCAGTTATCCTTTATTCATTTCTATCCCTTTGTAATAGAATCGATCGGACTTATATAACCGTAACTATTCCATGGCATGTATAATATAAAATATACGTACTGGTGCAATAAGGAAGTGTAACGATGAGTCATAAAAAAAATTGGATTAGGTTTTTCATAGCAGCCTTTCTGATTGTCACGATTATTTACTTTGTCTATTTCAAATGGTCCATTACCCCTAATGAGATCCGCGATTTTATTCTCTCCTTCGGATGGTTGTCTCCGGTCATATTTTGGGTGATGTATTCCTTAGGTCCATTCGTTTTCTTTCCGACTACCATTTTTTCAATGACCGCTGGGCTTTCGTATGGTGCCTGGCCCGGGATTTTATATATTTGGATCGGCCTTACTGTGGCAGCTATGACAGGGTATTGGATCGGTCAGCTGTTTGGAAAATCTATGATTAAGTGGCACGTCTTGTCCTGGTCTGAGCCGTTTCAAGAAAGAATCAGAGAACATGGATTTCTCTATGTCTTAATTTTACGGGTGTTTCCTTTAATAGGATTTGATTTACTCTGTTATACTTCAGGGTTTGCCAGAGTACGATTTAGTCACTACCTAGCTGCCACTATGCTTGGAGTCCTTCCGGGAGCTACTGCTTACGGGCTGCTCGGTTCAAGTATAGCCTCGGGAGATAGAAAATTGATCTTTCTAGCCGTGATTGGGTTCCTGATACTCCTTGGAATGAGTTATTTGTTTCGCTCTAGGGTAAAAGAATGGTTAGGATTGGATCATGAAGAAAAGTAGGTGTTCGTCATGTTAGATACTCATGCGAGAAAATATGTTCAACCGTCGATTGACAAAACCGCTTCCTTTTTCCTTAACAAAGGACGAACAGCGAATGAAATTACGATTGTTGCCCTGATTGTTGGCGTTTCGACTAGCATTTTTTATGTACTTGGATATCCTGTCCTTGCAGTAGTCATGTTATGGCTCTCAGGTTTTTTAGATGCCGTTGATGGTACGATGGCGAGACACACGAAAACCTCACCTTTTGGAACGGTTATGGATATCACATTTGACAGAGTCGTAGAAATTGCGATGATTGTAGCAATTGCCTACGTGCATCCTGAAGTGGTGTTTCCACTTCTCTTACTCAGTGTTTCTATTGTCATTTCAATGACGATCTTTCTTGTGGTCGGCGCTGTCTCTGAGAAAGCTGGAATCAAATCGTTTTATTATCAAGCAGGGGTGGCTGAAAGGACAGAAGGGTTTATTTTATTCAGTATCATGCTGCTTTTCCCTGATTTTCTTCTATGGTCGACACTGTTATTTTTTGGAGTTGAATTATTTACAGGCATCCAGCGATTTATGGAAGCTAAACGCATACTTTAACATGAATGGTCAGTGGATTCGCTTACTTATACGCCGATTGCTCTGTCCACGTTTTCAACGTGCTCTCCTATCATAAAAAACCATCCGGTACCTATCCATCCGGATGGTTCTAGATTACAAATTCACCATAGCTCCCCCCAGCCGCTTTACCCCCCGGATGTTCGAAATATCTTCAACGAGCTGAAGCAATGCTTGATCCTTTGCTTTTGCCTCAATCATAAAATCAACCGGTTCACCTAGTGTCTTTAGTGTTTTTAATAAAGGCTGTATAAAATCAAGGTTGACGTAATCTGCATGACTGCGGTAGGCATTTTCTGATTTTGGCGATGAGATATGGATTTTTGGCGGTACCTTCATTTCTTTCCATGTATCAAAGAACCTTGGCAGCAACTCATCCAGCTTCTCCTCTTGCTGATGATTGGCCATGTAGTGATGGTAATCAAACATGAGAGGAATCCTTTCTTTTTCGCACACATCAAGTGTTTCAGAGGTCGTGTATGTCTTATCGTCATTTTCCAGCGTCATTTGCTTTTTTATAGGCACAGGGAGTTGTTTAAGATTATCATGAAATCGCGAAACAGCTGCTTTTTTATCTCCATATGCTCCCCCAACATGAAGGTTGATGTGACCTTCTTTTTCCAAATCCATCGCTTCTAATAACGCATAATGGTATTCCATATCCTTCACAGCATTTTCCGTTACATGTGGCTTATCGCTCGTAAAAAGCGTGAATTGATTAGGATGAAAACTTGTGCGCATCTGATGAGTTTGAACCAGCTCTCCGATTTCCTGATAAAGAGACTTAAAAGGAGTGATGTAGTCCCATTGAACTTCTTCATGAGTGGCGAGCGGTACAAGTGAAGATGAAAAACGATAAAGATGGATCTCATGAGCAATATTGAAGTGTAACGCCCTTAGAGTGTTACGGAGGTTGATCTCTGTAATCTTTTTTAGCTGTGAAATGCGATCATCGTTATCTAATTTTTTATATCTAGCATATGTCATTGTTCTAGCAGGGGTTGCTTCCCATAGGGAAAGAGCGTGGGAAACATAGCCAAATCGGATTCTCATAATTAATCTCCTTTAGTCAATCATTTCCTACTATTAAATTGCCCTTCATTCTTATAAAAAAAACGCCGTGATGTTCACCGGCGTTTAAAAGGCATTTTTTAAGTGAGACTCAATTGAAAGAGCGGAGTATTCTCCTGATATTGTTTTCGGTATTGCTTTGGCGTAACTCCAAACTGATCTTTAAACTTTTTTGTATAGTAACTTTGATTACAAAATACAAATTGATTAGAAATATCTGCGATCGGTCTTTTT
It contains:
- a CDS encoding flavin reductase family protein, with the translated sequence MIIRKEQFSEHNMSKLIKGAVVPRPIAWVSSVSASGVRNLAPFSFFTVASMDPITLCFSVGTLDREKDTLTNVKEKKQFVVNIVSESLANQMHESSKAYSPEEDEFSIAGTKVDKAAFVDVPKVADAPVSMECELDRIIELGSNSLILGKVVGYHIRDDVYMEKDKVDPHRLRPVGRMAGDYSYIREFYSLPNEEFPK
- a CDS encoding alanine/glycine:cation symporter family protein produces the protein MGQLWSSIVELISTVSDFLWIYLLSAILILGGIFLTIRIKFFQFRFFGHVLHQTIGQIFKKTKAKGTITPFQAFTSALASTAGATNIVGVPIAISLGGPGALFWMWLVALIGMATKYSEILLGMKYREKNNKNIWVGGPQYYIKKALGWKWVSSAFAFFLMLELIPSTMVQSNSIATQTEGAFGWPVYITGAVMCAAIAIVVFGGIQRIAKVTDKMVPGMVLIYIGVCLYVILANADQLPNVFGLIFAHAFTPISAAGGFAGAGIAQALRWGTARGLYSNEAGLGTAPIAHAAAQADHPSRQGLWGIFSVFVDTIVICTISGLTVLVTGAWREVGGSDASNMINIAIGTEFGDAFGGAFITVFLLFFVVTTIGVLVFYGEKQAEYLYNLKFAKFMRIVYILAVFVGSIGGLKFVWQFLDLLLAFVLLANIIPLLFLHKEIAELTDDYVNRVYKKRTKKKEVQLFHEEEDAS
- a CDS encoding NAD(P)/FAD-dependent oxidoreductase — protein: MKIAIMGAGFSGLTCALTLEKHGYSADIFEKRGMVGDRMVYAEGISSIFHTPIKDYIQFLSENYDLHLKPTSNISRTHIYSKNESATLDGNLGFINMRGKHPDSYEKQLAEKIKSPIHFNAEVNYEEISKEYTHVILATGDPMDVQEIQPFEISYKASFRGSTVSGEFKRNEIYTWFNNDFAPKGMSYLLPHSETEASLIVVYPQYPENQKKDKEELWEQCLESAQKSLQQKLSITNDYSLKDFMVGKAAYPRIGNTFFTGNCLGCISPFIGFGQFTALLTGIYAAEDICGLESYEKQTKSIYQKYHDSLTLRRLIEHSSNEQLDRVVKSLHNELLGKALTSPKLQILKVLAKVAHPIPRRT
- a CDS encoding cell wall hydrolase; translated protein: MLKRLLITGLTIAGALSFSIPAHAHAQQNVHTVQKGESLYKIANKYGISTQQLQAVNDKNSAMIYPGETLELPVMLDESEKDLLARLVEAEAKGESYAGKVAVATVVLNRIESDRFPDTLYNVIYDGIQFSPVLNGTINDPAGQESKRAVQEALNYQGFDRESLFFYNPGKASSDYLSNQEVTTVIGNHVFLR
- a CDS encoding TVP38/TMEM64 family protein, with translation MSHKKNWIRFFIAAFLIVTIIYFVYFKWSITPNEIRDFILSFGWLSPVIFWVMYSLGPFVFFPTTIFSMTAGLSYGAWPGILYIWIGLTVAAMTGYWIGQLFGKSMIKWHVLSWSEPFQERIREHGFLYVLILRVFPLIGFDLLCYTSGFARVRFSHYLAATMLGVLPGATAYGLLGSSIASGDRKLIFLAVIGFLILLGMSYLFRSRVKEWLGLDHEEK
- a CDS encoding CDP-alcohol phosphatidyltransferase family protein, giving the protein MLDTHARKYVQPSIDKTASFFLNKGRTANEITIVALIVGVSTSIFYVLGYPVLAVVMLWLSGFLDAVDGTMARHTKTSPFGTVMDITFDRVVEIAMIVAIAYVHPEVVFPLLLLSVSIVISMTIFLVVGAVSEKAGIKSFYYQAGVAERTEGFILFSIMLLFPDFLLWSTLLFFGVELFTGIQRFMEAKRIL
- the uvsE gene encoding UV DNA damage repair endonuclease UvsE — encoded protein: MRIRFGYVSHALSLWEATPARTMTYARYKKLDNDDRISQLKKITEINLRNTLRALHFNIAHEIHLYRFSSSLVPLATHEEVQWDYITPFKSLYQEIGELVQTHQMRTSFHPNQFTLFTSDKPHVTENAVKDMEYHYALLEAMDLEKEGHINLHVGGAYGDKKAAVSRFHDNLKQLPVPIKKQMTLENDDKTYTTSETLDVCEKERIPLMFDYHHYMANHQQEEKLDELLPRFFDTWKEMKVPPKIHISSPKSENAYRSHADYVNLDFIQPLLKTLKTLGEPVDFMIEAKAKDQALLQLVEDISNIRGVKRLGGAMVNL